From a single Pseudoliparis swirei isolate HS2019 ecotype Mariana Trench chromosome 12, NWPU_hadal_v1, whole genome shotgun sequence genomic region:
- the syt14b gene encoding synaptotagmin-14b isoform X1: MAFFKSFQQNLPSVNISSLLDSVTSRVDDLANAVSGVTCAVSDQLTEQVTTIISKVEDGETSGQESGQSAAAQEGGSKAGGAASKANQSEANEAESAPSQLEWEWRDGCWRVKKTEAVLAVEEKRKEEEKELQEKKEQRRKERREKQLEKEAVARKTKEESKDGEQEEEADALEEKDNSGNKTTRQQDRRLSVGSAAPPPPSPGREEEVEVADSLEREGDDEEEAELSRSSSTAKKKKSEKKKRKGVKESPERLEEASDVEKEKGKKEKKSKKKKKGKQEGVLSSEEDLNTTSAWSNARTKSTEQGGDGSDASSERAANRIQRKKIRSSVSEPRPPPYRREGSAPRATSRSRSEREVTRRSSTQRCDSEASEVSVDQDTESYLNKGCEEDIPSDSTAVLGPEDGSGLQLPSPYEPEPLAKYGTLDVAFEYDSGEQWLAVTVTAATDIPALKQTGNIAWQVHLVLLPTRTQRAKTGVQKGPCPVFTETFKFSKLEQEALGDYAVRFRLYSIRRMKKEKVLGEKVFYLTKLNLQGKIALPVTLEPGSELTGCGSVVSVSRSAGALSYRSTEDSSLPELLLGLLYNSTTGQLSVEVVQGSHFKTTASDKPVNGLFCCVKHFVGGQLYIMRDTYVKLTMLDSKGKRMSKFKTAVCRGQPNPTYKETFLFQVALFQLSEVSLVLSVFCRRSSMRPRERLGWASLGLNSTGEEQQSHWTEMKEAEGQQTDYWWRRQLLRRPFCRRTEADRGFPVVLPTARSACTPTVYRTMFRHFQTLCVSGPWTKELGLADSSPFLLGFNGHQHTRHFSISHSH, encoded by the exons ATGGCCTTCTTCAAGAGCTTCCAGCAGAACCTCCCATCTGTCAACATTTCCTCCCTGCTGGACTCGGTCACCAGCCGCGTGGATGACTTGGCCAACGCCGTCAGCGGCGTCACATGCGCCGTCAGCGACCAGCTGACGGAGCAGGTCACCACGATCATCAGCAAGGTGGAAGACGGTGAAACCAGTGGTCAGGAGTCTGGCCAGAGCGCCGCGGCACAGGAAGGAGGGAGCAAAGCCGGCGGCGCAGCCTCAAAGGCCAACCAGTCCGAGGCCAACGAGGCGGAGAGCGCTCCGAGCCAGCTGGAGTGGGAATGGAGGGACGGATGCTGGCGAGTGAAAAAGACAGAAGCCGTGTTGGCagtggaagagaagaggaaggaggaggagaaggagctgcaggagaagaaagagcagaggagaaaagaaaggagagaaaagcaGCTGGAGAAAGAAGCCGTGGCACGGAAAACGAAAGAGGAGTCCAAAGATGGAGAGCAAGAAGAGGAGGCCGATGCTTTGGAAGAGAAAGACAACAGtggcaacaagacaacaagacaacaagacaggAGGTTGAGTGTCGGCTCCgccgctccacctcctccatcaccgggtCGAGAAGAAGAGGTAGAGGTGGCGGACAGccttgagagagagggagatgacgaggaggaggcggagctttctAGATCTTCCTCAACggcgaagaagaaaaagtcagagaagaagaagaggaaaggagtgaaggagagtcCGGAGAGATTGGAAGAGGCCTCTGAcgtggagaaggagaaagggaagaaagagaagaaaagcaagaagaagaaaaaaggaaaacaag AGGGCGTTTTATCCAGCGAGGAGGACCTGAACACAACGTCTGCGTGGAGCAACGCGCGCACAAAGTCCACGGAGCAGGGAGGCGACGGCAGTGACGCCTCCAGCGAACGGG CAGCCAACAGGATCCAGAGAAAAAAGATCCGTTCCTCCGTCAGCGAGCCCCGGCCTCCTCCGTACCGGCGCGAGGGCTCGGCGCCGCGCGCGACCTCTCGCTCGCGCTCGGAGCGGGAGGTCACGAGAAGGTCGTCCACCCAGCGCTGCGACAGCGAGGCCAGCGAGGTCAGTGTGGACCAGGACACCGAGAGCTACCTCAACAAAGGATGTGAGGAGGACATACCCAGTGACAGCACCGCTGTGCTGGGCCCAGAG GACGGCTCCGGTCTTCAGCTCCCTTCGCCCTACGAGCCAGAACCACTTGCCAAATACGGCACACTGGACGTCGCCTTCGAGTACGACTCCGGTGAGCAGTGGTTGGCGGTCACCGTCACCGCGGCAACAGACATCCCCGCTCTCAAACAGACGGGCAACATCGCGTGGCAGGTCCACCTGGTCCTGCTGCCCACCAGGACGCAACGGGCCAAGACCGGCGTGCAGAAGGGTCCGTGTCCCGTCTTCACGGAGACTTTTAAGTTTTCCAAACTGGAGCAGGAGGCCCTGGGGGACTACGCCGTTCGCTTCCGCCTGTACAGCATCAGGCGGATGAAAAAGGAGAAGGTCCTGGGAGAGAAGGTGTTCTACCTGACGAAGCTCAACCTGCAGGGCAAGATCGCTCTACCCGTCACCCTGGAGCCGGGCTCTGAACTCACC GGTTGCGGCTCGGTGGTGAGCGTTTCCCGCAGTGCCGGCGCTCTGTCCTACCGCTCCACTGAAGACTCTTCCTTGCCGGAGCTGCTCCTGGGTCTCCTCTATAACTCCACCACGGGACAGTTATCCGTCGAGGTCGTCCAGGGAAGCCACTTCAAAACCACGGCGTCCGATAAACCCGTCA ACGGTCTGTTCTGTTGTGTAAAACACTTCGTAGGGGGGCAGCTTTATATCATGAGAG ACACCTACGTGAAGCTGACCATGCTGGACTCAAAGGGGAAACGGATGTCCAAGTTTAAGACGGCCGTGTGCCGCGGCCAGCCCAACCCCACCTACAAGGAGACGTTTCTGTTCCAGGTGGCGCTCTTCCAGCTCTCCGAGGTGTCTCTGGTGTTGTCGGTGTTCTGCCGCCGAAGCAGCATGAGGCCCAGGGAGAGGCTGGGCTGGGCCTCGCTGGGCCTCAACAGCACCGGCGAGGAGCAGCAGAGCCACTGGACAGAGATGAAAGAGGCGGAGGGTCAGCAG ACTGACTATTGGTGGAGGCGTCAACTCCTGCGCCGGCCTTTCTGTCGACGCACAGAGGCAGACCGAGGGTTCCCGGTAGTTCTGCCCACAGCGAGATCTGCATGTACACCAACCGTTTACAGGACAATGTTCAGACACTTCCAAACACTTTGTGTCTCCGGACCTTGGACCAAAGAGCTCGGTCTAGCAGACTCCTCCCCGTTTCTCCTGGGCTTCAATGGCCACCAGCATACCAGACATTTCTCTATCAGTCATAGCCATTGA
- the syt14b gene encoding synaptotagmin-14b isoform X10: protein MAIDGGGRNCGVHELICARRVSPELLGVLSSIAAFMALMALFFLYLSNKLSVERPADLSHLSGYENNTPEGVLSSEEDLNTTSAWSNARTKSTEQGGDGSDASSERAANRIQRKKIRSSVSEPRPPPYRREGSAPRATSRSRSEREVTRRSSTQRCDSEASEVSVDQDTESYLNKGCEEDIPSDSTAVLGPEDGSGLQLPSPYEPEPLAKYGTLDVAFEYDSGEQWLAVTVTAATDIPALKQTGNIAWQVHLVLLPTRTQRAKTGVQKGPCPVFTETFKFSKLEQEALGDYAVRFRLYSIRRMKKEKVLGEKVFYLTKLNLQGKIALPVTLEPGSELTGCGSVVSVSRSAGALSYRSTEDSSLPELLLGLLYNSTTGQLSVEVVQGSHFKTTASDKPVNGLFCCVKHFVGGQLYIMRDTYVKLTMLDSKGKRMSKFKTAVCRGQPNPTYKETFLFQVALFQLSEVSLVLSVFCRRSSMRPRERLGWASLGLNSTGEEQQSHWTEMKEAEGQQTDYWWRRQLLRRPFCRRTEADRGFPVVLPTARSACTPTVYRTMFRHFQTLCVSGPWTKELGLADSSPFLLGFNGHQHTRHFSISHSH, encoded by the exons ATGGCGATTGACG gaggggggaggaattgtggtgttcatgagctcatcTGTGCCAGGCGAG tgtctcctgagCTTCTGGGTGTCCTGTCTTCCATTGCAGCCTTCATGGCGTTGATGGCTCTGTTTTTTCTTTACCTCAGCAACAAGCTGTCAGTGGAGAGGCCGGCAGATCTGTCACATCTCAGTGGCTATGAGAACAACACGCCAg AGGGCGTTTTATCCAGCGAGGAGGACCTGAACACAACGTCTGCGTGGAGCAACGCGCGCACAAAGTCCACGGAGCAGGGAGGCGACGGCAGTGACGCCTCCAGCGAACGGG CAGCCAACAGGATCCAGAGAAAAAAGATCCGTTCCTCCGTCAGCGAGCCCCGGCCTCCTCCGTACCGGCGCGAGGGCTCGGCGCCGCGCGCGACCTCTCGCTCGCGCTCGGAGCGGGAGGTCACGAGAAGGTCGTCCACCCAGCGCTGCGACAGCGAGGCCAGCGAGGTCAGTGTGGACCAGGACACCGAGAGCTACCTCAACAAAGGATGTGAGGAGGACATACCCAGTGACAGCACCGCTGTGCTGGGCCCAGAG GACGGCTCCGGTCTTCAGCTCCCTTCGCCCTACGAGCCAGAACCACTTGCCAAATACGGCACACTGGACGTCGCCTTCGAGTACGACTCCGGTGAGCAGTGGTTGGCGGTCACCGTCACCGCGGCAACAGACATCCCCGCTCTCAAACAGACGGGCAACATCGCGTGGCAGGTCCACCTGGTCCTGCTGCCCACCAGGACGCAACGGGCCAAGACCGGCGTGCAGAAGGGTCCGTGTCCCGTCTTCACGGAGACTTTTAAGTTTTCCAAACTGGAGCAGGAGGCCCTGGGGGACTACGCCGTTCGCTTCCGCCTGTACAGCATCAGGCGGATGAAAAAGGAGAAGGTCCTGGGAGAGAAGGTGTTCTACCTGACGAAGCTCAACCTGCAGGGCAAGATCGCTCTACCCGTCACCCTGGAGCCGGGCTCTGAACTCACC GGTTGCGGCTCGGTGGTGAGCGTTTCCCGCAGTGCCGGCGCTCTGTCCTACCGCTCCACTGAAGACTCTTCCTTGCCGGAGCTGCTCCTGGGTCTCCTCTATAACTCCACCACGGGACAGTTATCCGTCGAGGTCGTCCAGGGAAGCCACTTCAAAACCACGGCGTCCGATAAACCCGTCA ACGGTCTGTTCTGTTGTGTAAAACACTTCGTAGGGGGGCAGCTTTATATCATGAGAG ACACCTACGTGAAGCTGACCATGCTGGACTCAAAGGGGAAACGGATGTCCAAGTTTAAGACGGCCGTGTGCCGCGGCCAGCCCAACCCCACCTACAAGGAGACGTTTCTGTTCCAGGTGGCGCTCTTCCAGCTCTCCGAGGTGTCTCTGGTGTTGTCGGTGTTCTGCCGCCGAAGCAGCATGAGGCCCAGGGAGAGGCTGGGCTGGGCCTCGCTGGGCCTCAACAGCACCGGCGAGGAGCAGCAGAGCCACTGGACAGAGATGAAAGAGGCGGAGGGTCAGCAG ACTGACTATTGGTGGAGGCGTCAACTCCTGCGCCGGCCTTTCTGTCGACGCACAGAGGCAGACCGAGGGTTCCCGGTAGTTCTGCCCACAGCGAGATCTGCATGTACACCAACCGTTTACAGGACAATGTTCAGACACTTCCAAACACTTTGTGTCTCCGGACCTTGGACCAAAGAGCTCGGTCTAGCAGACTCCTCCCCGTTTCTCCTGGGCTTCAATGGCCACCAGCATACCAGACATTTCTCTATCAGTCATAGCCATTGA
- the syt14b gene encoding synaptotagmin-14b isoform X3: MAFFKSFQQNLPSVNISSLLDSVTSRVDDLANAVSGVTCAVSDQLTEQVTTIISKVEDGETSGQESGQSAAAQEGGSKAGGAASKANQSEANEAESAPSQLEWEWRDGCWRVKKTEAVLAVEEKRKEEEKELQEKKEQRRKERREKQLEKEAVARKTKEESKDGEQEEEADALEEKDNSGNKTTRQQDRRLSVGSAAPPPPSPGREEEVEVADSLEREGDDEEEAELSRSSSTAKKKKSEKKKRKGVKESPERLEEASDVEKEKGKKEKKSKKKKKGKQEGVLSSEEDLNTTSAWSNARTKSTEQGGDGSDASSERAANRIQRKKIRSSVSEPRPPPYRREGSAPRATSRSRSEREVTRRSSTQRCDSEASEVSVDQDTESYLNKGCEEDIPSDSTAVLGPEDGSGLQLPSPYEPEPLAKYGTLDVAFEYDSGEQWLAVTVTAATDIPALKQTGNIAWQVHLVLLPTRTQRAKTGVQKGPCPVFTETFKFSKLEQEALGDYAVRFRLYSIRRMKKEKVLGEKVFYLTKLNLQGKIALPVTLEPGSELTGCGSVVSVSRSAGALSYRSTEDSSLPELLLGLLYNSTTGQLSVEVVQGSHFKTTASDKPVNTYVKLTMLDSKGKRMSKFKTAVCRGQPNPTYKETFLFQVALFQLSEVSLVLSVFCRRSSMRPRERLGWASLGLNSTGEEQQSHWTEMKEAEGQQTDYWWRRQLLRRPFCRRTEADRGFPVVLPTARSACTPTVYRTMFRHFQTLCVSGPWTKELGLADSSPFLLGFNGHQHTRHFSISHSH; encoded by the exons ATGGCCTTCTTCAAGAGCTTCCAGCAGAACCTCCCATCTGTCAACATTTCCTCCCTGCTGGACTCGGTCACCAGCCGCGTGGATGACTTGGCCAACGCCGTCAGCGGCGTCACATGCGCCGTCAGCGACCAGCTGACGGAGCAGGTCACCACGATCATCAGCAAGGTGGAAGACGGTGAAACCAGTGGTCAGGAGTCTGGCCAGAGCGCCGCGGCACAGGAAGGAGGGAGCAAAGCCGGCGGCGCAGCCTCAAAGGCCAACCAGTCCGAGGCCAACGAGGCGGAGAGCGCTCCGAGCCAGCTGGAGTGGGAATGGAGGGACGGATGCTGGCGAGTGAAAAAGACAGAAGCCGTGTTGGCagtggaagagaagaggaaggaggaggagaaggagctgcaggagaagaaagagcagaggagaaaagaaaggagagaaaagcaGCTGGAGAAAGAAGCCGTGGCACGGAAAACGAAAGAGGAGTCCAAAGATGGAGAGCAAGAAGAGGAGGCCGATGCTTTGGAAGAGAAAGACAACAGtggcaacaagacaacaagacaacaagacaggAGGTTGAGTGTCGGCTCCgccgctccacctcctccatcaccgggtCGAGAAGAAGAGGTAGAGGTGGCGGACAGccttgagagagagggagatgacgaggaggaggcggagctttctAGATCTTCCTCAACggcgaagaagaaaaagtcagagaagaagaagaggaaaggagtgaaggagagtcCGGAGAGATTGGAAGAGGCCTCTGAcgtggagaaggagaaagggaagaaagagaagaaaagcaagaagaagaaaaaaggaaaacaag AGGGCGTTTTATCCAGCGAGGAGGACCTGAACACAACGTCTGCGTGGAGCAACGCGCGCACAAAGTCCACGGAGCAGGGAGGCGACGGCAGTGACGCCTCCAGCGAACGGG CAGCCAACAGGATCCAGAGAAAAAAGATCCGTTCCTCCGTCAGCGAGCCCCGGCCTCCTCCGTACCGGCGCGAGGGCTCGGCGCCGCGCGCGACCTCTCGCTCGCGCTCGGAGCGGGAGGTCACGAGAAGGTCGTCCACCCAGCGCTGCGACAGCGAGGCCAGCGAGGTCAGTGTGGACCAGGACACCGAGAGCTACCTCAACAAAGGATGTGAGGAGGACATACCCAGTGACAGCACCGCTGTGCTGGGCCCAGAG GACGGCTCCGGTCTTCAGCTCCCTTCGCCCTACGAGCCAGAACCACTTGCCAAATACGGCACACTGGACGTCGCCTTCGAGTACGACTCCGGTGAGCAGTGGTTGGCGGTCACCGTCACCGCGGCAACAGACATCCCCGCTCTCAAACAGACGGGCAACATCGCGTGGCAGGTCCACCTGGTCCTGCTGCCCACCAGGACGCAACGGGCCAAGACCGGCGTGCAGAAGGGTCCGTGTCCCGTCTTCACGGAGACTTTTAAGTTTTCCAAACTGGAGCAGGAGGCCCTGGGGGACTACGCCGTTCGCTTCCGCCTGTACAGCATCAGGCGGATGAAAAAGGAGAAGGTCCTGGGAGAGAAGGTGTTCTACCTGACGAAGCTCAACCTGCAGGGCAAGATCGCTCTACCCGTCACCCTGGAGCCGGGCTCTGAACTCACC GGTTGCGGCTCGGTGGTGAGCGTTTCCCGCAGTGCCGGCGCTCTGTCCTACCGCTCCACTGAAGACTCTTCCTTGCCGGAGCTGCTCCTGGGTCTCCTCTATAACTCCACCACGGGACAGTTATCCGTCGAGGTCGTCCAGGGAAGCCACTTCAAAACCACGGCGTCCGATAAACCCGTCA ACACCTACGTGAAGCTGACCATGCTGGACTCAAAGGGGAAACGGATGTCCAAGTTTAAGACGGCCGTGTGCCGCGGCCAGCCCAACCCCACCTACAAGGAGACGTTTCTGTTCCAGGTGGCGCTCTTCCAGCTCTCCGAGGTGTCTCTGGTGTTGTCGGTGTTCTGCCGCCGAAGCAGCATGAGGCCCAGGGAGAGGCTGGGCTGGGCCTCGCTGGGCCTCAACAGCACCGGCGAGGAGCAGCAGAGCCACTGGACAGAGATGAAAGAGGCGGAGGGTCAGCAG ACTGACTATTGGTGGAGGCGTCAACTCCTGCGCCGGCCTTTCTGTCGACGCACAGAGGCAGACCGAGGGTTCCCGGTAGTTCTGCCCACAGCGAGATCTGCATGTACACCAACCGTTTACAGGACAATGTTCAGACACTTCCAAACACTTTGTGTCTCCGGACCTTGGACCAAAGAGCTCGGTCTAGCAGACTCCTCCCCGTTTCTCCTGGGCTTCAATGGCCACCAGCATACCAGACATTTCTCTATCAGTCATAGCCATTGA
- the syt14b gene encoding synaptotagmin-14b isoform X4 encodes MAFFKSFQQNLPSVNISSLLDSVTSRVDDLANAVSGVTCAVSDQLTEQVTTIISKVEDGETSGQESGQSAAAQEGGSKAGGAASKANQSEANEAESAPSQLEWEWRDGCWRVKKTEAVLAVEEKRKEEEKELQEKKEQRRKERREKQLEKEAVARKTKEESKDGEQEEEADALEEKDNSGNKTTRQQDRRLSVGSAAPPPPSPGREEEVEVADSLEREGDDEEEAELSRSSSTAKKKKSEKKKRKGVKESPERLEEASDVEKEKGKKEKKSKKKKKGKQEGVLSSEEDLNTTSAWSNARTKSTEQGGDGSDASSERAANRIQRKKIRSSVSEPRPPPYRREGSAPRATSRSRSEREVTRRSSTQRCDSEASEVSVDQDTESYLNKGCEEDIPSDSTAVLGPEDGSGLQLPSPYEPEPLAKYGTLDVAFEYDSGEQWLAVTVTAATDIPALKQTGNIAWQVHLVLLPTRTQRAKTGVQKGPCPVFTETFKFSKLEQEALGDYAVRFRLYSIRRMKKEKVLGEKVFYLTKLNLQGKIALPVTLEPGSELTGCGSVVSVSRSAGALSYRSTEDSSLPELLLGLLYNSTTGQLSVEVVQGSHFKTTASDKPVALFQLSEVSLVLSVFCRRSSMRPRERLGWASLGLNSTGEEQQSHWTEMKEAEGQQTDYWWRRQLLRRPFCRRTEADRGFPVVLPTARSACTPTVYRTMFRHFQTLCVSGPWTKELGLADSSPFLLGFNGHQHTRHFSISHSH; translated from the exons ATGGCCTTCTTCAAGAGCTTCCAGCAGAACCTCCCATCTGTCAACATTTCCTCCCTGCTGGACTCGGTCACCAGCCGCGTGGATGACTTGGCCAACGCCGTCAGCGGCGTCACATGCGCCGTCAGCGACCAGCTGACGGAGCAGGTCACCACGATCATCAGCAAGGTGGAAGACGGTGAAACCAGTGGTCAGGAGTCTGGCCAGAGCGCCGCGGCACAGGAAGGAGGGAGCAAAGCCGGCGGCGCAGCCTCAAAGGCCAACCAGTCCGAGGCCAACGAGGCGGAGAGCGCTCCGAGCCAGCTGGAGTGGGAATGGAGGGACGGATGCTGGCGAGTGAAAAAGACAGAAGCCGTGTTGGCagtggaagagaagaggaaggaggaggagaaggagctgcaggagaagaaagagcagaggagaaaagaaaggagagaaaagcaGCTGGAGAAAGAAGCCGTGGCACGGAAAACGAAAGAGGAGTCCAAAGATGGAGAGCAAGAAGAGGAGGCCGATGCTTTGGAAGAGAAAGACAACAGtggcaacaagacaacaagacaacaagacaggAGGTTGAGTGTCGGCTCCgccgctccacctcctccatcaccgggtCGAGAAGAAGAGGTAGAGGTGGCGGACAGccttgagagagagggagatgacgaggaggaggcggagctttctAGATCTTCCTCAACggcgaagaagaaaaagtcagagaagaagaagaggaaaggagtgaaggagagtcCGGAGAGATTGGAAGAGGCCTCTGAcgtggagaaggagaaagggaagaaagagaagaaaagcaagaagaagaaaaaaggaaaacaag AGGGCGTTTTATCCAGCGAGGAGGACCTGAACACAACGTCTGCGTGGAGCAACGCGCGCACAAAGTCCACGGAGCAGGGAGGCGACGGCAGTGACGCCTCCAGCGAACGGG CAGCCAACAGGATCCAGAGAAAAAAGATCCGTTCCTCCGTCAGCGAGCCCCGGCCTCCTCCGTACCGGCGCGAGGGCTCGGCGCCGCGCGCGACCTCTCGCTCGCGCTCGGAGCGGGAGGTCACGAGAAGGTCGTCCACCCAGCGCTGCGACAGCGAGGCCAGCGAGGTCAGTGTGGACCAGGACACCGAGAGCTACCTCAACAAAGGATGTGAGGAGGACATACCCAGTGACAGCACCGCTGTGCTGGGCCCAGAG GACGGCTCCGGTCTTCAGCTCCCTTCGCCCTACGAGCCAGAACCACTTGCCAAATACGGCACACTGGACGTCGCCTTCGAGTACGACTCCGGTGAGCAGTGGTTGGCGGTCACCGTCACCGCGGCAACAGACATCCCCGCTCTCAAACAGACGGGCAACATCGCGTGGCAGGTCCACCTGGTCCTGCTGCCCACCAGGACGCAACGGGCCAAGACCGGCGTGCAGAAGGGTCCGTGTCCCGTCTTCACGGAGACTTTTAAGTTTTCCAAACTGGAGCAGGAGGCCCTGGGGGACTACGCCGTTCGCTTCCGCCTGTACAGCATCAGGCGGATGAAAAAGGAGAAGGTCCTGGGAGAGAAGGTGTTCTACCTGACGAAGCTCAACCTGCAGGGCAAGATCGCTCTACCCGTCACCCTGGAGCCGGGCTCTGAACTCACC GGTTGCGGCTCGGTGGTGAGCGTTTCCCGCAGTGCCGGCGCTCTGTCCTACCGCTCCACTGAAGACTCTTCCTTGCCGGAGCTGCTCCTGGGTCTCCTCTATAACTCCACCACGGGACAGTTATCCGTCGAGGTCGTCCAGGGAAGCCACTTCAAAACCACGGCGTCCGATAAACCC GTGGCGCTCTTCCAGCTCTCCGAGGTGTCTCTGGTGTTGTCGGTGTTCTGCCGCCGAAGCAGCATGAGGCCCAGGGAGAGGCTGGGCTGGGCCTCGCTGGGCCTCAACAGCACCGGCGAGGAGCAGCAGAGCCACTGGACAGAGATGAAAGAGGCGGAGGGTCAGCAG ACTGACTATTGGTGGAGGCGTCAACTCCTGCGCCGGCCTTTCTGTCGACGCACAGAGGCAGACCGAGGGTTCCCGGTAGTTCTGCCCACAGCGAGATCTGCATGTACACCAACCGTTTACAGGACAATGTTCAGACACTTCCAAACACTTTGTGTCTCCGGACCTTGGACCAAAGAGCTCGGTCTAGCAGACTCCTCCCCGTTTCTCCTGGGCTTCAATGGCCACCAGCATACCAGACATTTCTCTATCAGTCATAGCCATTGA